The Catellatospora citrea DNA segment CGGCCAGGGCCGGTACGGGGTCCGGTGCCGTGGCCGCCGGCGCGGCGGCCACGGGCGGAGCCTGTGCGGAAGTCCCCGGCTCGCCCGCCTCCATGGCGGTGACCAGCACGGTCTCCGGCTGCGCTGCCGGGTCCACGTCGGTCGGGGCGGGTTCGACGGCCGCGTCTCCGGCCGACCAGGCCGGCACCGCGTCCGGCACCGGGTCGGACAGCGGCACCCCGGCAACGGGCCGGTCGCGGTCCGTCGGGTTGCCGATGAGCTCGTCGAGGCTGGTGAACGGCTCGTCGTCGGGCAGCTCGAACATCAGCGTGGGGTCGTCGGCCCCGTCGCTGACCCAGAACTGCCAGTCGTCGGGCGCGGGCGGCCAGGCGGGGTCCGGCCGCCAGCCCGCAGGAGGAGTCCAGTCCTCCGGAGGCTCCGGCCATCCCGGTGGTGAGTGGTACTTCCAGCCCATCGCCCTACCCCCGTCGTACTTGCCGCAGCACAACTGACGTGCACTGCCGTCACCGGGGGTGACCTGATAATACGTGCCGGGCGCGGTTCGCGTGCGTGATCCACAGACGACGCCGTGCCCGTGCCGTGCTTGTCGCGTGCTGCTCACTCTGATGTCATACGGGGGTATCGATCAGGTCGGTGGCGGAGGCAGCGGTGGCGCGTACGAGGGAACCGGGCCGGGCACACCGGGAGCGGCTGCTCCACATCCTGAGCCGCGGTCCGGAGCGGCCGTCGGAGCTGGGCTTTCGGGCCTGGCTGGGGGTGGCCCGCCGGACCGTGGTGGAGTTGCTCAACGACGAGCTGGCGGACCGGGCCGCGGCGCTGACCTACTACAGCGTGACGTCGATCCTGCCGGGCATGCTGGTGCTGGTCGCCGGGGTGGGCCTGTTCGGGCGGCCGACCAGCGACGCGGTCGCGGAGAACCTGAGCGAGCTGACGCCGCCGCCGGCCCGGCACGCGGTGCTGGAGATCATCGACAACCTGCGCTACGACCAGCGGGCGGCGGGGGTGGCCCTGGCGGTCGGTCTGGCCATCGCGTTCTGGTCGGCCACCAGCTACATCGGCGGGTTCATGCGGGCCGCGAACGTGATCTACGACGTGCCGGAGGGCCGTCCGCTGTGGAAGACGGTCCCGGTGCAGCTGTTCGTCACCGCGGTGACCGGGGTGTCGCTGGCCGCGAGCGCGCTGGCGGTGGTGCTCAGCGGCCGGGTGGCCACCAGCGTCGGGCGGGCGTTCGGCGTCGAGGACGCCACCGTGAAGGTGCTCGACGTGGTGAAGTGGCCGGTCCTGGTGGTGGTGATAAACCTGCTGCTGGCGCTGCTCTACTGGGCCGCGCCGAACGCCCGGCTGGGCGGGTTCCGCTGGATCACCCCGGGCACCATGGTGGCGATGGGCACCTGGATCACGGTGTCGGGCGGCTTCGCGTACTACATCGCGACCTTCGACTCGTACAACCGCACCTACGGCGCGCTCGGCGGCGTCATCGTGTTCCTGGTGTGGCTCTGGCTGACCAACGTCGCGGTGCTGCTCGGCGCGAAGTTCGACGCCGAGCTGGGCCGGGCGCGGGCGATCGCGGCGGGCATGCCGCCCGACGCCGAGCCGTACCTTCCCCTGCGCGACGTGCCCAAGCAGGAGCCCCGCAACGGGCTGCCCGCCCTGGAAGCGGCTCCCGCGGACCGGCCGGCGGACGAGGAGGTACGGCCCGACGAGGGCCGGTCGTGATCAGGCCAGCGCGCGCTCGACGGTGCCGACCAGTTCGGGCGACTCCGGGGTGACCTGCGGGCGCAGCCGGGCGACGACCGCGCCGGACCGGTCGACCACGAACTTCTCGAAGTTCCACTTGACGTCGCCCGCCTCGCCGTCGGCGTCGGCGGTCTGCGTGAGCAGGTCGTACAGCGGGTGCCGGGCGGGGCCGTTGACGTCGATCTTCTCCGTCAGCGGGAAGGTGACGCCGTAGTTGACGTCACAGAACTCGGCGATCTCCTCGGCGCTGCCCGGCTCCTGCCCGGCGAACTGGTTGCACGGCACGCCGAGCACGACCAGCCCCTGGTCGGCGTAGGCCTCGGCGAGCTTCTGCAGGCCGGTGTACTGCGGGGTGAGTCCGCAGCGGGAGGCGACGTTGACGACGAGCACGGCCTTGCCGCGGTACTGGGAGAGGTCGGCGTCGGCGCCCTGCAGGGTCTTGATCGGTACGTCGTAAAGGCTCATGGGGGCCAACCATAGCGCTGGTGCCCGCAGGCACTCCGGTCTGCCACGATGTCGGTCATGACAAGCATCGAGCCCGCCACCGGCGTGAGTCCGGCGGCCCGCGCCGCCCGCGCCGCGGGGTGCGCCTTCGTGTCCCTGGCCGTGTGGATGGGCCTGGCCTACGCGGTGATCCAGCTGCGGGGCTGCGTCGGCGGCATGGAGTGCCTGGGGGACGCGATCGGCATCATCTTCGGCTGCCTGCTCGGTGCGGCGCTGTCGATGTGGGGGCTGCTGCGGCTGGCCCGGGTGCGCCCGGCGTGGCAGGTCGCGCTGGCCGGGCCCGGGGTGTTCCTGCTGCTGGTGTTCGGCCTGGTGGGACGGTTCTTCCTCGGCGTGCCGCAGCTGTGGGTGATCGCCATCATGGCCGCGTACGCGCTCGCCGCGGTGCTGGTCGATCCGCGGGTGTCCGCCCGGGTGCGCTGGATCACGCTCGGCGTGCTGGTCGCCCTGCTGGTGGCGGGGCTGGCCCGGTTCTGAGCACGGACCGCCCCGGACCTGAGTGACCGTTCAGGTTACTTCGCAG contains these protein-coding regions:
- a CDS encoding YihY/virulence factor BrkB family protein, producing the protein MARTREPGRAHRERLLHILSRGPERPSELGFRAWLGVARRTVVELLNDELADRAAALTYYSVTSILPGMLVLVAGVGLFGRPTSDAVAENLSELTPPPARHAVLEIIDNLRYDQRAAGVALAVGLAIAFWSATSYIGGFMRAANVIYDVPEGRPLWKTVPVQLFVTAVTGVSLAASALAVVLSGRVATSVGRAFGVEDATVKVLDVVKWPVLVVVINLLLALLYWAAPNARLGGFRWITPGTMVAMGTWITVSGGFAYYIATFDSYNRTYGALGGVIVFLVWLWLTNVAVLLGAKFDAELGRARAIAAGMPPDAEPYLPLRDVPKQEPRNGLPALEAAPADRPADEEVRPDEGRS
- a CDS encoding glutathione peroxidase, translating into MSLYDVPIKTLQGADADLSQYRGKAVLVVNVASRCGLTPQYTGLQKLAEAYADQGLVVLGVPCNQFAGQEPGSAEEIAEFCDVNYGVTFPLTEKIDVNGPARHPLYDLLTQTADADGEAGDVKWNFEKFVVDRSGAVVARLRPQVTPESPELVGTVERALA